The Penicillium oxalicum strain HP7-1 chromosome IV, whole genome shotgun sequence genome contains a region encoding:
- a CDS encoding Vacuolar protein sorting-associated protein 29: protein MTARLVLVIGDLFIPDRAPDLPAKFRKLLTPGKIGQILCLGNLTDRETYDFLRQVAPDLQMVRGDYDVDSPNLPLSKVVNHGSLRIGFTHGHTIIPPGDADALLIAARQMDVDILLWGGTHRFEAFEMEGRFFVNPGSATGAMSSGYWPDGEEPTPSFCLMDIQGDVLVLYVYQLKTDANGVENVSVEKVSYRKNHAPAPVS from the exons ATGACTGCCCGTCTGGTGCTGGTCATCGGTGACCTGTTTATCCCGGACCGAGCTCCC GATCTCCCTGCCAAG TTTCGCAAACTCTTGACGCCCGGAAAGATTGGCCAGATTCTCTGCTTGGGCAACCTGACCGATCGCGAGACCTATGACTTCCTTCGCCAAGTAGCGCCTGACCTGCAAATGGTCAGAGGCGACTACGATGTCGACTCCCCCAACTTGCCTCTCTCCAAAGTCGTTAATCACGGCAGCCTGCGCATCGGCTTCACGCATGGGCATACGATCATTCCTCCCGGCGATGCAGATGCTTTGCTGATAGCCGCCCGTCAGATGGATGTTGACATCCTACTCTGGGGCGGGACACATCGCTTCGAGGCCTTTGAAATGGAGGGTCGCTTTTTCGTGAACCCGGGCAGCGCCACGGGTGCCATGAGCTCCGGGTACTGGCCGGATGGCGAGGAACCGACGCCCAGCTTCTGTCTGATGGAT ATCCAAGGCGATGTCTTGGTGCTCTACGTGTATCAGCTCAAGACCGATGCGAATGGCGTGGAGAATGTTTCCGTCGAAAAGGTCTCATACCGTAAAAATCATGCCCCCGCGCCCGTGTCTTAA